The following coding sequences lie in one Crassostrea angulata isolate pt1a10 chromosome 10, ASM2561291v2, whole genome shotgun sequence genomic window:
- the LOC128167792 gene encoding uncharacterized protein LOC128167792: MAWPGVLKVAFVLTLLALFFITVGYLLPWWFVGTNFYLGVFYGLVCNPGDISSGNCTVFSYYDLQRENADAAAIIVNNFFLIIQVITSVVVGLTLFASLILIVGACGNVKSKCPYVLAAIFQFFGALVAGLTAGAFAYVYVVIVVVSESHKAIDGKVFPYSILSFGLGGFILFIAFICLAIATCTWRNMDDDDDDDMSPPYPMAEYGKNGYGNSAYTSDSRRNDYVVPGNAQKYGYDSRNEYSSNSKNDYSKSRNDYSGSRYDYSGSRNDYSGSKNGYQSKQDYPYRNDNMYRPYNNSGSRY; the protein is encoded by the exons ATGGCTTGGCCAGGTGTGTTGAAAGTGGCATTTGTTCTGACTTTGCTGGCCTTGTTTTTCATTACCGTCGGGTACCTTTTACCGTGGTGGTTCGTGGGAACCAACTTTTACCTGGGAGTGTTTTACGGTCTGGTCTGTAACCCAGGGGATATATCTAGTGGAAACTGTACTGTCTTTTCATACTATGACCTACAACGGGAAAATGCGGATGCAGCTGCTATAA TTGTCAATAATTTCTTCCTCATCATACAAGTCATCACCTCAGTCGTGGTAGGTCTGACTCTATTTGCCAGCCTCATTCTTATCGTCGGCGCATGCGGGAACGTGAAGAGCAAATGTCCATACGTACTAGCCGCCatctttcaattttttggaG CCCTGGTTGCTGGCTTGACTGCCGGTGCCTTCGCCTATGTCTATGTCGTGATTGTTGTCGTGTCGGAGTCCCACAAGGCGATTGATGGCAAAGTCTTCCCATACTCCATCCTTTCGTTCGGACTCGGTGGGTTTATTCTATTCATCGCTTTCATCTGCCTGGCTATCGCTACATGCACGTGGAGAAACATGGATGACGATGACGACGATGATATGAGTCCGCCCTATCCGATGGCGGAGTACGGGAAGAATGGCTACGGCAACAGTGCCTACACGAGCGACAGTCGGCGCAACGACTATGTAGTCCCCGGAAATGCTCAGAAATATGGCTACGATTCTAGAAACGAATATAGTAGTAACTCTAAAAATGACTACAGCAAATCTAGAAATGACTATTCAGGATCTAGGTATGACTATTCAGGATCAAGGAATGACTATTCAGGATCAAAGAATGGTTACCAATCTAAGCAGGATTATCCATACAGGAATGACAATATGTACAGGCCGTACAATAACTCCGGGTCTCGGTACTGA